One Baekduia alba genomic window, CTCACGCGGATCGCCGTGGCCGCCGCCGCCCGGATACCTGATCGTCAGTCGATCGCCGGAGCGGAACGCGTTCTGCCCCTTCAACACCACGCCGTCGGCCGAGCCGTTCAGCGTGACCTCCGACGGCGACCCCGGGCCGCCGCCGTCCAGCCCCTGCGGCGGGCGCTCGACGTGCTCGACGAAGAGCGACAGCGTGCAGTCGCCGGGCGCCAGCAGCTCGAGGTCGACGACCTGGCCGAGGCCGCCGCGGAAGCGCCCGGCGCCGCCGGAGTCCGGGATCAGCTCCTTGCGCCAGACGCGCAGCGGGGCCGTGGCCTCGATGATCTCCATGGCGCCGCAGATCACGTTGGACGGGAAGCAGGTCGCCGCCAGCCCGTCGAGCGTGGGCCGCGCGCCCATCCCCCCGTTGATGAACAGGATGCTCGTGAAGCGGCGGTCGTCGTCGCGCGGGCCGGAGACGACCGCGCGCAGCGTCGGCGCGCTGCCGGACTCCGCGATGACCTGGCCGGGCAGCACCGGTGCCAGCGCCTTGTAGATCGTCGTCGACAGGCAGTGGCCGACGAGCTGGCGCGCGTTGACCGGCGCGGGATGGCGCGGATTGAGGATCGTGCCCTCGGGTGCGCGGACCTCGATGCAGCGGTACGAGCCCTCGGTGCGTGGCGTCTCCGGGTCCAGAGCGCACTTCAGCGGGTAGCAGGTGTAGGCCTCGGTGTAGTTCATCACCACGTTGAGCGCGCGCGTGACCTCGGGTGTGGTGCCGTCGTAGTCGACGACCAGCGCGTCGCCGTCCACGGTCACCGCGACGCGCAGGACGATCGGCTCGTCGGGCCATCCGTCCATCTCGTGCTCGGCGGTGTAGGTGCCGTCGGGGATCGCGGCGACCGCGCGGCGCATGGCCGCCTCGGAGCGCGCGCAGATCTCCTCCGAGATCGCGTCGAAGCCCTCGATGTCCAGCTCGTCGGCCAGCTCGACGAGCCGCAGGCCCGCGGTGGCGCCGGCCGAGACCTGGGCCATCAGGTCGCCGACGACCTGGTCGGGCATCCGCAGGTTCGCGCGCAGCACGTCCAGGAGCAGCGCCACCGGGCGGCCCTGGTCGATCAGCAGCGTCGGCGGGATCCGGATGCCCTCCTCGAAGACCGAGCGCGTGTCGGCCGCCCAGAGCGTGCCGCCGATGTCGGCCTGGTGAGCGATGCTGCCCGCCCAGCCCAGCAGCTGGGCGTCGCGAAAGACCGGCGCGATGACCGTCATGTCCGGCAGGTGGCCGGAGGTCATCCAGGGGTCGTTGGTGCAGGCGACGTCGCCGGGGCGCCACGCCTCGGCCGGCCGCCAGCGCAGGAAGTGCGCCAGCGTACGCGACATGGTCATGTTGAACGACGGGATGCCGATCGTGTTCTCGGCGATCGCGTTGCCCGCGCGGTCGAAGACGACGCACGAGAAGTCGTTGGACTCGCGCACGACCGGCGAGAACGAGGTGCGCGCCAGCGTCGTGGCGGCCTCGTCGGCGATTGCCGTGAGACGGCTCCAGGCGACCTCGAGCGCGATCGGGTCGGCCGCGATCTCCTTGCCCGTGGTCCGAGCCTTCGCGCTGACTGACAGGCCTTGCGTTCCCAAAACGGTGCTTTCCCCGGTCGATTCTGTGTCGTCTCGGCGGTCGGAGCCGCCGGTGATGTGGATCCTATGAGGATGTAAACGAGATTGTCAACATTTCCGTCGATAATCTTGGCGCCTAGATAGGGAGGCCGCGTACGATCCGTTCTTCACAGCACTAAACTGCGCCCGAATTGGCGCGCAGATCTCAGACCGTGCGGACGCACACCCTCGAGACGTGGAGGACCCTTCAATGACGCAAGACACCACCCAGGACGCGCCCCTGAGCGCCGCGGACCGCGTGCGCGCGGCGATCCGCAACGGCGACATGGTTGGCGGGCAGCGTCTCGTCGAGGCCGAGCTGTCGGAGCGCTTCGAGGTGTCACGGGCCGCGATCCGCGCGGCGCTCGTGGAGCTCACGACCGAGGGGCTCGTCGAGCGGATCCCCAACCGCGGCGCGCGCGTGCGCACGGTGACGGTCGAGGAGGCCGTCTACGTGACCGAGTGCCGGATGGTCCTCGAGGGCCTGTGCGCGCGGAAGGCCGCCGCACACGCGACGTCCGCGGAGATCGACGAGCTGCGAGAGCTGCAGGCGCGCATGGAGACGGCCGTCGAGGACGGTGAGCCGCTCGAGTACTCCGAGCTCAACGCACGCCTGCACAAGTCGATCCGGCGCATCGCGGCTCAACCGGTCGCCGAGGACCTGCTGTCGCGAATGGAGGCGCAGATGGTCCGCCATCGCTTCCGGCTCGCCCTGCGCCCGGGCCGCCCCGCCCAGTCGCTTCCCCAGCACTTGGCGCTGATCGAGGCCGTCGCCCGCCACGACCCCGACGCCGCCGAGCAGGCCATGCGCGTGCACCTGACCAGCGTCATCGAGGCGCTCCGGGCGACGACCGACGGCGCCTACTAGCGCGGGAACGCCACCCCGTCGGCCAGCTTGCGCGCCGTGCGCACCACGGCGCTGCGCCGCACCTCCGGCTGCTCGCCGCCCAGGCCGACGTCGAGCGCGACGAGCATCCGTCCCGACGGGTGGCCGATCGTGACGTCCACGGGCCCCCGCGGCCAGCCCGCGGCGAGGTGGTGGCCGACCGCGCCGGGCAGCAGGACCGCGGTGGCGACGCTGACCGCCCCGAGGATCCCGATCGCCGAGTGCGGGACGACAGGGATGAACGTGCGGGTCTGGAGCATCACGCCGTCGTCGCCCTCGGCCGGCGGCGCGACCAGCGTGGTCTTCGGCACCGAGCTGTCGCGCACGTCGCCCAACCCCATCAACTCGCCCGCCTGCCGGCGTAGCGCGTCGATCCGGGCCTGAAGGGCGTCGTCGGCGCGCAGCGCCTCGTAGGGCTCGTGGCCCGTGAGGCCGAAGGACGCAGCCTCGGCGACGACGACCGGCATCCCGTTGTCGACGCACGTGACCGGCACGCCGTCGATCTCGTCCACCAGGTTGCCGGTCGGCAGCAGCGCGCCGGTCGAGGAGCCGACCGTGTCGGCGAACGCGACGTCCACGCGGCCGGCCGTGCCGGGCACGCCCGCGATCGCGGTGTCGCCGCCGTAGGCGACGCGCCCGCCCGGCGTGGCGAAGCGGACGGTCGCGGCGGCGCCGGTGTTGACCGCCCGGATCCGGACTTCGGTCTCGGCGTCGCCGGCCGCGGTGAGCGCCCGCTCGACCGCGAACGGCCCGACCCCGGCCAGCAGGTTGCCGCACGTCTGACGGTCAGAGACCGTGGCCTCGCCGACGCCGAGCTGCAGGAACAGGTAGTCGACGTCGAACGCGTGGTCGTCCGAGGGCGACACGATCGCGACCTTGCTCGTCAGCGGCACGGCGCCGCCGAGACCGTCGATCTGACGAGGGTCCCCCGAGCCCATGATGGACAACAACAGCGCGTCGCGCTCCGCGGGGTCGGCCGGCAGGTCGGTCGCCACGAAGTACAGGCCCTTCGAGGTTCCGCCCCGCATCTGCATGCAGCGAACGCCGTCCATGATCAGTCCAGCTGCGTGGTCACCTGCGGGTACACGCGCATGAACGCCTCGCCGCGCGTGTCGCTCGGCAGGCCGAGGTTCGGCCCGGCGTTGCGCCGCAGCTGCGAGCCGCGGCGGCGCGCAAGGTCGGTGTAGTAGTCCCACATGTGCTGCTGCGCGGGCAGGCACTCCATCGCCGCGCGCTTGCGGTCGAAGACCTCCGTGATGTCCAGCAGCACCTCGGGCTTGAACTGCGACATCTCGGGCTGATGGGGCTCGAAGAGGAACACGGGCGGCGCGCCGAGCGGGTCGCCGGGCGCGTCGTAGCCGATCGCCTGCGCGAGGATGCGGGCCTCCAGGGTCATCCGGGCGGCCGCCGGGTGGTCGGCGTTGTAGGGGTCGGTGAGCGTGTGGGTGAGCACGACCGTCGGGACGACGTCGCGGAACACGCGCACGAGGCGGTCCGTCAGCTCCGGGCCCTCGGGCAGTGGGTAGTCACCGGCGTCCAGGAACACCGTGTCGGCCCCCAGCGCGGCAGCGGCGGCCTCGGCCTCGGCGCGACGCAGCGCCTTGATCTCCGCCAGCCCCTGGCCGTCACGCCATGCCCGGGCAGACTCGCCGCGCTCGCCGTAGCTGAGGCAGACGACCGTGACGCGGTCGCCGCGTTGGGCTGCGAGCGCGATCGCGCCCCCGGCGCGCCAGACGAAGTCGCCGGCGTGCGCGCTGATCACGAGCAGCGAGCCAGCCGGCCGGGGCGGATGGGTGTCGGACAACGAGGGGGCTCCTAAGTGTTCCGGCGCGCGGAGGAGCCGCGCGACCTGTCAACGAAAGACCGTAGGATATTGGCGCCAATTCTGTCAAGATCTTCGGCGACGTTTTTGCTCTCACCTTCCCGAGGCACTCGCCGCCCAGACCGAAAGGCACGATGACCACCATCAGCGACGCCCCGTCGACCCCACCGCAGGGCAACGAGTGGGAGACCGCGTTCTACGGCGCCGTCACCGCCCAGTTCGCCCGGGCGGCAGACGCGCTGGAGCTCGACGACGAGGCGCGGGCGCGGCTGGTTCAGCCGCGCCGCACGCTGACCGTGAACTTCCCCGTCCGCCTCGACGACGGCTCGGTTGAGAACTTCACCGGCTACCGCGTCCAGCACACGCTGACGATGGGCCCGACGAAGGGCGGCCTGCGCTACGCGCCGGACGTGACGATGGGCGAGTGCGCCGCGCTGGCCATGTTGATGACCTGGAAGTGCGCCCTGCTCGGCCTCCCCTATGGCGGCGCCAAGGGCGGCGTGCGCTGCGACCCGGCGCGACTGTCGGCCGCAGAGGTCGAGCGCGTGACGCGCCGCTACGCCGCCGAGCTGATCCCGGTCATCGGCCCCAACATCGACATCCCCGCACCGGACGTCGGCACCGGCGCCCGCGAGATGGCGTGGTTCTACGACACCTACTCGCAGGCCGTGGGCCACGCGGTGCCTGAGATCGTCACCGGCAAGCCCGCGGTGCTCGGCGGGACCGAGGCGCGCCAGCCCGCGACCGGCCTGGGCGTCACCTACATCATCGAGGACCTGCTCGCGCGCTTCGGCTGGCCGCTGACGGAGCAGCGCTTCGTCATACAGGGCTTCGGCAACGTGGGCGCGGTCGTGGCCGGCGAGCTGCACCGACTCGGCGCGCGTGTGGTCGGCGTCGCCGACGCCGGCGGCGGCCTGGCGAGCGAGGACGGCCTCGACATCCCGGCCTTGCAGCGCCACGTCGCCGCGCACAGCACGGTCGCCGGGTTCGCGGAGGCGGACGCGATCCCCGGGGCGGCGGTCCTGGAGCTCCCGTGCGACGTGCTGGTCCCCGCGGCGGTCGAGGCGCAGATCACAGCCGGGAACGCCGACAGGATCGACTGCCGGCTGATCGTCGAGGCGGCCAACGGCCCGACGACGCCGGAGGCCGACCACCGCCTGGCGGAGCGCGGGATCCGCGTCGTGCCCGACGTCCTGGCCAACGGCGGCGGCGTGACCGTGAGCTACTTCGAGTGGGTGCAGAGCCACCAGAAGTACACGTGGGACGTCGCCGAGATCCAGGAGCGTCTGCGCCACCAGCTGCACGTAGCGCTGAACCGGATCCTCCAGGCGGCGGAGCGGCACGACGTCGACTGGCGCACCGCAGCGCTGACCGTCGCGGTCGACCGCGTGGCGCAGGCGGCGCGTCTGCGGGCGGTGTACCCATAGGTGCGCGGGGGCGAGCGGAGGGGGGACCGGCGCGGCGGACGGCGGCGTCACGCACCCCTGGCTGCTCCTCGGCCCGTGCACGGGCGCGGCGGTGGCCGCGGCCGTGGCCGCGCACGTCCCGAGCCCCGCGATGCTGGCCGGCGTGTTCGTCGGTGCCGCCCACGCGCTAAGTGTCTCGCGGCCGGCCGAGTTGCCGCGTCGATCGGGGCTCTTGGTCCAACCGGTGCTCGGCGTCGCCGTCGGGGCGACGCTGCAGGCGGCGACGTTCCGCACCCTCGCCGCATGGTGGCCGCCGATCGCACTGACGACGTTGGCCACCGTCGGGGTATCGCTGCTCGCGGGGCTGGGCCTGGCGCGCCTCGCAGCCCTGGACCGCCCCGTCGCCCTGGCGGGCATGATCGCGGGCGGTGCCGAGGCCGTCGTCGCGATGGCGGTGGACGCGGGCCGCGACGCGCACCTCGTCGCGGTCATGCAGTACCTCCGGGTGATCCTCGTCGTGGTCACAGCTGCAGGCCGACCTTGCCTGGGGCGGAACGATCAGCGACGGCCTGCTGACCACGACGTATACGTCGGGGACGCGCACCGACGCCCTCATGTCATTGTCCAACCCGTTGGCCATGACCTTGAGCGGCGTGGCGCTGCAGCGTCAGCACACGCTGGTCATCAACGACTACCCCGCCTACCAGTACCGCACCACGCCCGAGATCCGCGCGGCCGGCCGCGCCGAGGGCGTCATCTCGGCCATGATCGCCCCGATGTTCCTCGGCTGGCGGCTCGTGGGCTTCGTCAACGTCGGCAACCGCCGGCGCGTCGCGTTCGGCGCGGTGCACAGCTCGCTGCTGTCGACGCTGGCCGCACAGGCCTCCGTCGCCATGGTCAACGGGATGCTGCAGCGCGAGCTGCGGGCGCGCAACGCGATGCTTGCCGAGTCGCTGACCGTGCATCGCGAGCTGACGGCGTCAGCGGTCCGCGGAGCGGGGGCCGCCGGGCTGCTCGAGCGCCTCGAGCAGATCCTCGACCGCCCGGTCGAGCTGACGACGGAGCCGACCGACCTGGACCGGCACCGCGGTGACACACGCGTCCCGGTTCTGGCGCGCGACGACTGCCTCGGCTGGGTCTCGACTCCCGGGGCGCCGCTGGCCACTCGATCGACAACCCCTTCGCGCAGTTCCAGGCCGACTACTCGCTGGACGACGTGCGCAACTCGCCGATGGTCCACGATCCCCTGACCAAGCTGCAGTGCTCGGCCAGCGCCGATGGCGCGGCCGCCGCGATCATCG contains:
- a CDS encoding PIG-L deacetylase family protein, with amino-acid sequence MSDTHPPRPAGSLLVISAHAGDFVWRAGGAIALAAQRGDRVTVVCLSYGERGESARAWRDGQGLAEIKALRRAEAEAAAAALGADTVFLDAGDYPLPEGPELTDRLVRVFRDVVPTVVLTHTLTDPYNADHPAAARMTLEARILAQAIGYDAPGDPLGAPPVFLFEPHQPEMSQFKPEVLLDITEVFDRKRAAMECLPAQQHMWDYYTDLARRRGSQLRRNAGPNLGLPSDTRGEAFMRVYPQVTTQLD
- a CDS encoding Glu/Leu/Phe/Val family dehydrogenase, with product MTTISDAPSTPPQGNEWETAFYGAVTAQFARAADALELDDEARARLVQPRRTLTVNFPVRLDDGSVENFTGYRVQHTLTMGPTKGGLRYAPDVTMGECAALAMLMTWKCALLGLPYGGAKGGVRCDPARLSAAEVERVTRRYAAELIPVIGPNIDIPAPDVGTGAREMAWFYDTYSQAVGHAVPEIVTGKPAVLGGTEARQPATGLGVTYIIEDLLARFGWPLTEQRFVIQGFGNVGAVVAGELHRLGARVVGVADAGGGLASEDGLDIPALQRHVAAHSTVAGFAEADAIPGAAVLELPCDVLVPAAVEAQITAGNADRIDCRLIVEAANGPTTPEADHRLAERGIRVVPDVLANGGGVTVSYFEWVQSHQKYTWDVAEIQERLRHQLHVALNRILQAAERHDVDWRTAALTVAVDRVAQAARLRAVYP
- a CDS encoding 4-oxalomesaconate tautomerase, which gives rise to MDGVRCMQMRGGTSKGLYFVATDLPADPAERDALLLSIMGSGDPRQIDGLGGAVPLTSKVAIVSPSDDHAFDVDYLFLQLGVGEATVSDRQTCGNLLAGVGPFAVERALTAAGDAETEVRIRAVNTGAAATVRFATPGGRVAYGGDTAIAGVPGTAGRVDVAFADTVGSSTGALLPTGNLVDEIDGVPVTCVDNGMPVVVAEAASFGLTGHEPYEALRADDALQARIDALRRQAGELMGLGDVRDSSVPKTTLVAPPAEGDDGVMLQTRTFIPVVPHSAIGILGAVSVATAVLLPGAVGHHLAAGWPRGPVDVTIGHPSGRMLVALDVGLGGEQPEVRRSAVVRTARKLADGVAFPR
- a CDS encoding GntR family transcriptional regulator, translated to MTQDTTQDAPLSAADRVRAAIRNGDMVGGQRLVEAELSERFEVSRAAIRAALVELTTEGLVERIPNRGARVRTVTVEEAVYVTECRMVLEGLCARKAAAHATSAEIDELRELQARMETAVEDGEPLEYSELNARLHKSIRRIAAQPVAEDLLSRMEAQMVRHRFRLALRPGRPAQSLPQHLALIEAVARHDPDAAEQAMRVHLTSVIEALRATTDGAY
- a CDS encoding GAF domain-containing protein, whose translation is MSLSNPLAMTLSGVALQRQHTLVINDYPAYQYRTTPEIRAAGRAEGVISAMIAPMFLGWRLVGFVNVGNRRRVAFGAVHSSLLSTLAAQASVAMVNGMLQRELRARNAMLAESLTVHRELTASAVRGAGAAGLLERLEQILDRPVELTTEPTDLDRHRGDTRVPVLARDDCLGWVSTPGAPLATRSTTPSRSSRPTTRWTTCATRRWSTIP
- a CDS encoding hydantoinase B/oxoprolinase family protein, with amino-acid sequence MGTQGLSVSAKARTTGKEIAADPIALEVAWSRLTAIADEAATTLARTSFSPVVRESNDFSCVVFDRAGNAIAENTIGIPSFNMTMSRTLAHFLRWRPAEAWRPGDVACTNDPWMTSGHLPDMTVIAPVFRDAQLLGWAGSIAHQADIGGTLWAADTRSVFEEGIRIPPTLLIDQGRPVALLLDVLRANLRMPDQVVGDLMAQVSAGATAGLRLVELADELDIEGFDAISEEICARSEAAMRRAVAAIPDGTYTAEHEMDGWPDEPIVLRVAVTVDGDALVVDYDGTTPEVTRALNVVMNYTEAYTCYPLKCALDPETPRTEGSYRCIEVRAPEGTILNPRHPAPVNARQLVGHCLSTTIYKALAPVLPGQVIAESGSAPTLRAVVSGPRDDDRRFTSILFINGGMGARPTLDGLAATCFPSNVICGAMEIIEATAPLRVWRKELIPDSGGAGRFRGGLGQVVDLELLAPGDCTLSLFVEHVERPPQGLDGGGPGSPSEVTLNGSADGVVLKGQNAFRSGDRLTIRYPGGGGHGDPRERDRAAVRADVQAGLVTEAAAHEVYGL